TATCTTCTTCACTGTTTCGGCTATCTCCGCTACGTCTTCGACGCTAATACTGACGATCTGGCCATTGATGCTGGTTCCTTCGATTTCGACTGAGTGAACTACCTCGTAGATTAGTTTAAAATCTGCACCTCCGTAGAACAAAATATTTCCTTCGGTGTATAGATTCCCATCCTTGAAGACTAGTTCGCCGATTAGCTTTTCCTTTTTAACCAAGTATCCCAGTGGCACTCCCAAAGCAATACCGACGGCTATAAGTGCTATGGATGTGATTGCCTTCGATTTCATTTTCTGGAGAACGTAGAGGCCAGGCACCCAGCCTGACGGGTTAGTGGTCTATGTGATTCTCGGATTTTCGGGCGGGTTACATGGGTTGACCTGTGCCGGCTGGTTCTGACTTCAGGCTAACTTTGAATAGTCTGCTCAATCCGACAGTAAATGTAAAAATCCCTGCGCCAGCAAGAAGCAAGGAAGTGGTGTGGAGATGGTCCCAACCCTCCCTTGCTGATCGCGCTAAACTCTCTGCTTCCTTTATTTCGTTCCAGACGTATGACTCAAATTCCTTCGGCCATTTTTCAGCAAACTCAGGCGTCAGTTCTTTTTTCATTTTTTCTTCGGCTGCGCTCTTCGATCTGTTTAGGTCCGTCTGAATATTCTCTTCAATTTGGATTGGTGTCAGTAGCCCATAGAATCCACCAGCTGCAATCTGGAATATGCCAATCAGGATGAGGCTGATGGTAAGTTTCATTCTCTTTCAGAACGTGGAGCACTATCGCACCTGAAGCGCGGAGCGCGAAAGGTGTTGATAGCTGCGTCTTGATCTATCCATTTAGTTTAATTGCTCCGACTGTTCCGTAACCCTCTGGATTGAGAATCGTGATCGGAAGGTTTACTTTCGATAGATTAGTTTGGCTTAATTCTTTATGGAGCCAGCGAGTGGCAGTGTCCACCAAAATGTCCGGAGAATCGAATTCAATATCGAACGGATCTAGCATCGGTAATGGTGGCTCAAATCCATCTGAACCCATCACCGTATCAAATAGGCATGCCTTCTCTTCGATTTTCTTATTCAAGACATAAAGGTCAGGCCCATCCAATGATACTCGAATAGTCAAAAAACCTTCGCCATCTTGATCTGAGAAAACGTTCACCTCGACTGCGACTGCCTTTGGCGGTAACGAGTCGAGTGCATCCTCGAACTTCCCTTTTATCTCGGCTGAATGAGAATCGA
The Coraliomargarita sinensis DNA segment above includes these coding regions:
- a CDS encoding DUF6389 family protein, with the translated sequence MEKDEYISEVLKVLDSHSAEIKGKFEDALDSLPPKAVAVEVNVFSDQDGEGFLTIRVSLDGPDLYVLNKKIEEKACLFDTVMGSDGFEPPLPMLDPFDIEFDSPDILVDTATRWLHKELSQTNLSKVNLPITILNPEGYGTVGAIKLNG